TGTGAGGTCCATGCCATAGACACACATGACCCACAGAAGCCCAGGATCTGCCTCCTGCTTATGGGAACAGCAACCTTGACCCAGAGGAGGGAGGACTGGCCTGTCCTTTTGGTGATGgtactgctgctgcctgccctcttcTCAGAAGCTGCCTACCGCAGTTCAAAGGCTGGCGTGTTAACCTCAAGCGTCGGCTATAGCTGGACACATTTATCATTTTCTATTTCTCAAACCAGTTTAGTTAAGGCACATAAGTTGTGTGCAGATGAAACGGGCTCTCGCTGATCTGCATCTGAATATGACTTTGCTGCCGTATCACTGTCTGACCATGATAAGGTCTGATAAATCAAATTCCATACGCTTTTTCTTGAATACCAATATGTCTCCATGAGAAAAACAGGTTTGAGTTTTAAATATGCTGCAAAACAGGTCTGAACTAAAATTACTTTAAGCATGATGTTCAATTTGCAAATGCATCAAACTACTGTTTGAGCTGGTGAACATCAGTCTGTAGGAAAAGCTTACCAATTTTAATACATGGTGAACattctttatttacttattttccaAATGCCTTATACTACTTTGACAGAAGGCTAAGCAATTGGTGTGTATTGTGATGGGAAACCTGAAGTCCTGAATCCGTAAACTCAAAAAACGAGAGGCACGCAGGCTTCAATTTGCATCCAAATTCCGCCGAGCCCGCACTAGAGTCTTCTGAAAAATCTATAAAACACTTCTACAGAAACACAGCTTTACTGAGAAAACAAAAGGCAACAAATATTGTATCTTGAGTATGAGGTTTGAGGAACACAAATATTCCACTTCAGCagcatatttttacattttagatGACAgcatccttgaaaaaaaaaaaggggggggggtgtgttttcACATGGGAACAATGTTTCAATCTTTTCTTGATAAAAGACCAGTCAACAGCAGTAGCCTCACTGGAGTAAGCAAGAAATGAGTAACGCCAGGAGGAATGCCACTGAAACCAACAGAGGGAGAGATTTAGGGAGTGGAAGGTAAAGAATCAGTTAACACAAAACAGAGAAACACTCATATAAAAGGCTGTATTCATAATTACGCTTCTGGTTTCACACCAGGTTATTCATGGTAAAAATTGCAGGATGTAACTTACACTACTgaattcctcttttctctttcaaaaccaGTGAGTAAGAGTTTAGAGAAATCGCCCTCTGGGAATGATTTCAAATAATCTTCGTTGTTCCTCTAGGCTGTTAATTGAGAGTTCAAAATTGGAGTCTCTATAAATCTTTTATAGAAGCACCTAATTCCTCTTCAAGTCGTAATTTGACAGAGTGAAACACTGTTTCTCCAGACTGAGTAAATTTCACTGCCAAGACTTTTGGTGCCAAACTCCGATATCAACGCAAACCCAGTATTTGACCCATACTGGAAGTATACTTGCAATAAGAAGTCCAATTAGAGCTGATAACACATATTCTTATCACTGAGATGGCAGATAATGCTAGATTCTCTGTTAATTTATCAGATTCAACATGAAGAATTGAAGTCAACCTCCTAAATGATTTGATAAAAAATCAACTTTCTAAAATCTCCGAAGTAAAAAATTAGTTGAATTCAATGAGTAAATTGATCTAACAATAGTCTCTGTTCTCTTAGTCTAGTCTATTTGATATGACAGCAGAAACTTTCAGATATCAGCTCATGTCAAAATAATTTACTGCCTAACTCCCTATCACATTGTTTTCTTACATACTGCCATCTATCATTGTTTAAGGAAATTAGATTCTTCTGTCATCACAGATTcttatttttccaaacaaatccTTTCTACTCTGTTAAGGTAATTGCACATTGCAATTTGCGGTTCTTTGCTAAGAACCTGTTCTTGTATTATCTTTTGTGAAACATTTGCTGACAAACCTGTAAAATCCTCAGGGGATATTAGGCACCAAGGTGGTCTAACTACCTACTAGGAGAGAGGTTTTAGGGTATCCTAAAACTCCCTTCCAACGAGGCTCACTCGGAAGCTGGTGCTACTTTCTTTTTAGCTCAGCCATCCTCTGCCAATGCAGATTATCGCTCAGCTTTGGAGTCTGCAACTGCAATCGGAAGCCTGGGGGAACGAAACAGCATTGCCGGATGATGCAGAAATGCACAAAGGTACGGATGCAGGACAGACACCGCAGATTGGGAAGACGTGATACGCTGCTATATCCCAATCCCAAGTGCATTCACTTGCTCGGGCGAGCTGGGGAATCGCTCCCTGCCAGTGGGGCTGGTGCTCCGACGGTGCCTCCCGGCAGCCCGGCACTGATCGCCGTGCGAGCCTTAGCAGCTGCAGGTGCTGCGGAAGGTGAGGAAGAACGATTATGAAAGGCTGGAGGCAACGTGGCCTTGATGCCAAATCTACGCGGACACCAACGTTGCAAATGCTGTAGGTGATTGTAGGCTGTTATGTGTGAACATATGACACCAAATACACGTATTTTAGTATCTATTTTAATGCCAGTAGCTACCCGCATACAATCGATTTAAAGAGCGAGTTTCCATGAACTGTACAGTTCCAGGCCAAAGGGCACAAAAGAATTTGGCTCGTTAATGCACTCACATTCATGACTCAACCAGCAATTATTGATTGCCATTGTTTTCCAGCAGTGTACTGTGTCCTGGCAACAAAGCATGAACTTATTAAGCTGCTTCGTTAACAGGCTTAAGTTGTACTGTGCGCATCTGGGTACGCTTCTACAGCAAGGGGACCACTCCCGGGCACCACCTCCCAGCAACTgtgttgcaaaataaaacattaatgtaACTCCATGTTTACCAGTTTGGAGACATCACATACCAGCTCACAGGCTACTGTAGGCTGTTTGcgctctttatttttaaacatgctaCAGCAAAACTTTCTGGCATAGCTAAGACTTCCAATTGTGTAACAGCTGAGGGGACAATGCATTGCTCAACTTTGAATTCAAAAATATATACGTGAAAACCATCAAGAATTGGTAAGAATGGTACGGGCAGGTTGAGCCACCTAAGGAAAGCAAAATACACTTCTCTTCaggtttttaaaacattaaagtgTAACCTGGAAAACCGGAGCAAATTAAAACCAATATATGATGGGCGtgtgcctggaaaaaaaaaaaggtgggcaAATTCCACTGCAGCGAGTGACACCTGCTGCTTGCATGActcctgtttttccttcttttcagcctGTTTGGCACACATTGCTAACTGCTACAAAAACGGAAAGAGCTGTTTGGCTTTTGCAAATACCATGGAACCCGGTATTTTCACCTTCAGAATAATTTGAGGGTTAGAGAACTCAGCCAACCATGGCAATTTTTTCCCAGCTCCCCTTTCTATTACTATTTCTTTAATCTTCAGTACATTCAATGGACTGTAAATTGCTTTTGTCACTGCAGAGATGCTTAGCGCTAGCGTTGTGGGTTCACCGGACTTTTCTTGGCTGTGTTAATGCAACACAGAAGACCATTGCAGGTTTCTAAAAGGCCGCTGATGTTCCAGCTtggtggtgggatttttttaatctatgtaaaattgtttttaaaatctcagtgACTGTACAGTACATGGCTAAAGGGAGGGAGCTTGCGAAAGGACCAGGAAAATAGGGTGAGCACACTAACCCTTCCAACTAACTAGGATCCCTGCTGAGTCATGAACCTGCAAGTACAGCACCTCCCAATTAAATGCTCTATTTCTCCAAAAAGCACTATTTGAGTGATAGTTACAGACTGGCTCTCAAACCTCAAACTATAAATGGAAAGGAAGGCTAAAAAGCAAATATTGTGTACTGTGGACTTGGTCACCTTTCTAAAAGACTTGCTTGTAAAACTAGGAAAGTTTGACTAATCATTGTAACCGTGACACAAAATAAGGTGCTGCACCCAGCTACTCCACACCCTGTGCTGGCTGCGCTGAGGAAGAGGAGACCAGGCCACATGCACCGCAGCCCCCTTCAGCAAAGCCATTCCTGGGAAAGCCTGGCAGACTAGGCTTCTGCACTGATTTTTCTTGCCCCCGATTAAAAATCTTGGATTTGTATCTCTCTACAAATGCTTTTATCTTAGGCTCTCTTAGCACAACAAACCTTAGCAGCAGTGAACTACCCTGACCCTTTGCACAATTAATTATTATACTGCAACCTGGCCTGGTTCCATGGGGGTTAGGCAACCTCACGCCCTGTGAGCCCTCTGCTCTGATCAGGTTTGCTCATCCTCGACgaccaccagaaaaaaataataaatccttCCCGTGCCCTCTGCAGCACTGCAACCTTACCCTCCCTGCAGAGCTCTCGGCCTGTCCCACAAGGTCAAAACTGCACTGACAAGCCCATCTGACTGACAGGTGTCCTATGTGCATGCATGAAATTATCGCGACTAGCTGATGGCGAGCATGTCCCCTCTAGCAGATCCTGTAGGCCCTGGGCTTTCCTCTTTAAGACAGCCCCCGCGGCAGCACAGTCACGGTCTCTTTTCTTGATTTGCTGTTTGGCAAGTTGCTGCTGGATTACGGATCAGGCCCGTCAACTATCAGGCACGCTGGCTGATGAGAAACGGGTTACAACGCATTGCTGCGGGGACGGGGCCCTTCTAGGCTGTGAGAGCATGGGTAGAAACCAGCGGACGGTGCCCACGCAGAGCAGGAGAGCTCAGAGGGACCCCTGAGGAGAGCTGGTCCCTGCTCCAGACAAGGCCTGCGCCGGCCGGCCCACCCTCATCTCCTTCTCCAGACAGGGGCCCTGTGGAGGCGGCGACAGCGCCGGGCTGCCGGCAGGAAGCGGCTCCGGATCTCCACAGGACCCGCTCCCCCCGGCTCCCTCCTTGCCCGCCGGGGCGATACCGGCCGGCTTCGCCCGCCCACGGAGCCAAACCCGCGGCTGAGGGGACACCCGAGGACGCGGCCGGGGTGAGGAGACGGCACCCAGCTCCCCCACACAACATGGCGGACGGGGACCGAGAGAGCGCTCTGCCACTCAGGCCGAGCGAGCCAATCAGATTCCGAAGCTGTCGGCCGGGGCGGGATTTGCCGTTCAGTTCGCGTGCGGTGACGGCGGCGGGGAGTTAGTCCCGGCCAGGGCGCACGGCCGCGGAGGGATATCGCTAGCGGGGCGTGGTGCGGCCGTTCCGAGAAGTGATGTGAAGCGGCGGGAATTTCCCGCTCGCCGCGTCCCGCCGTGGATTGCGACAGCCGGGCGGGCCGCGGCCGGTCGCTGTGGGGTCTCCGCCATGTTCGGGCGTGCGTGGACCTTGCCTCCTCTTCCCCGGGTCTGCGCTGAGGTGATGGCGGCCGCCTCAGGGGCCGGAGAGCGAACGGCCGTCGCAGGGTAGGCACCGCCTTGACCGAACCTCGGGGCCGCCTCGCTGTTCTCCTCAGCGAGGGCGGGGCGGTGAGGGCACCTTCGGGCTGTCGCTCCCGAGTGTCGGGTCCCGCAGAGGGATCGCTTCCAGCTGCTCGTTCCCTCAGGAACAGGGACAGCCGGTGCCCGAGAGGGAGGACGGCCGAGCCCGAGCAAGGCGGTGATCGCTTTTCTTGCAAACGTGCCGTGTTTGTGCAGTTTGCAGGATTGTAACCAAAATACCCGTGTTTTGTCAGAATAATCTGTTTCAGGCAGCGCCTGAGGTTGCAGTGGAAACACTACGGTAACAATGTCTTAGCTTACTGAAAAAGGACCTTTTCCAGCTCTCAAACACGCTCTTACTGGAAATAAACATATATCATCAGAAACCAGCCGAGCAACCATGCAGCCTTACGTGAGAAGTGGTAGCTTGTAGAAATGACGAATTTCTAGCAAATAAAACTCGGGAACGGTGAGCGTAGGTCATGGCCCAAGCAGCCCCTAATCCTGTGTGTTGCGACAGGCTGGTTTCGCAGTGAGCAGCTAAATGAGGGAAAAGCCTCCAGAATTGGTTCTGTGGGGCCGAGGATCCGGATGTCCTCGGGGAACGCGGGACAAACGTGGGGCGACAGGGAGGGCGGCGGGTGGCTGTTCCGTGCGGGACTGTTTCCCCAACACTTAACGCTGTGCGTTTACGTACAATGGCTTAAACTGCGGTAGCtgctttaagcttttttttttccttccttaagaAATGAACTTTTTGCTAGAGTATGCTTCCCATCTGGAAATACACAGCCCGCCTTCTGTCAGTGTTGCACCACAGCCATCCTGTTTATTTTCTTACCcaattttatggatttttttttcctgcgtgACACACGGCAAGCACCAAAAGCCCTACCCACAGCTCTGAACCAGTTAACCTATAcggtttttaaaacacagtttaacCAGcgtgatttctttttcctctgctgctgtggaaGCGTACAGTGCAGCGagttatttttcactgtttaaaacCTTTTACAGTGGAAAacgctgtaaaaaaaaaaaagtgaatcgTGCCAGCcgcccccctccatccccagctcaCACCCGGGGCGGCTGCGGTGGAGCCGTTTCCTCCCCACGGGAGGCAACAGGGCCCCCACGCGTGTCCTCATTTCCTCCCTCGCTTCCCAAAGGGGATCTTCGCCCCCGGCACGTTTCACCGACGACCGGGCCAGCTTCCCCTCCCGGGGGCAACCCCCGCCTCTTTCTCCCGCCGAAGGTCCCCAGCGATGTGGACGGTAGCGGGGCAGTGCCGGCCGGTTCCCGTTCCCGTTCCCGGTTCCCGGTGTTCCGGGTGTTCCCGGTTCCCGGGTTCCGCCGGGGCAGCGGCGATCGTGGGCGACCGGGGCGGAGCCGGGCGGACTTTTTTTTCCCGGCGTGCCGCGCGCGCAGGCGCCGCTGTGTGCTGCGTCACAGCGCCGGGCCGCGCTAGTCTGTGCGTGGCCGGCTGCGGGTGAGGACGAGCTCCGCCATCATGGCTTCCTCCGCCACAcacccggccccccccgccgccgccgctgctgccgccgctgccgccgcctccgtctcttcctcctcctccgctaCCGTCGCcgccccgccggctcccgccgccccgggtaTCCTTATCGGTGACCGGCTGTACTCGGAGGTATCGCTCACCATCGACCACTCGCTCATCCCCGAGGAGCGCCTCTCGCCGACTCCCTCCATGCAGGACGGCCTGGACCTGCAGTGCGAGACCGACCTGCGCATCCTGGGCTGCGAGCTCATCCAGGCGGCCGGCATCCTTCTCCGACTGCCGCAGGTGGGTGCGGGCCCCGGCGCCTTcccggggcggaggggaggaaggagggagggagggcgggcggtCGCCGCCATTGTGGCGCGGCGGGAAGGGCGTGTGAGGCGgccgcgcggggggggggggggggggggcggcggcgccaGCTGGTGCCTGACacaaaatggcggcggcggcggctgggccCGGTGACTGACTCccgctccttcttcctcctcctcctccctttgcgTTCATAGGTGGCGATGGCGACGGGGCAGGTGCTGTTTCATCGGTTCTTCTATTCGAAGTCGTTCGTCAAGCACAGCTTCGAGGTGAGCGCGGCACGGCCTGGCGGGGAagtggcggggggcggggggggagagagagggaggagagcgTTAGGCGCTGTTCTGGGCCACCGGTGAATTTGGCCAGACACGAGCCAAACGGGCTGCTCTCTTCGAGCCTTTAGGCCgcggttgttggtttgtttttttttctttttacttatgtAATTGTAGTCTTGGTGggattaaaaaacattttcttatggAAACGGGGCTTCCTTTCAGATTGTTGCTATGGCCTGCATCAATCTCGCATCCAAAATCGAAGAGGCACCTCGTCGTATAAGGGACGTGATCAACGTGTTTCATCATTTGCGTCAGTTAAGAGCAAAAAGGTAAGATAAGCTTCGTTATGAACATAAGCACCTGTTGTTTCTAATGTACACTGCAGTTTTCAATTCACAGTACTTTTCCAGGCTAAGTTCAACGACCTAAAATTGAGAAGGGAGTGCTCTTTGGCTGCTGTGTAGGCAGTACAGTTCAATGCTAACTTCTACTGTTACTTTTGTTTACTTGGTAGATCCGTTTTTGTTACTTCTATAGCTACAAGTCATGAGCATTGGTTCTAGTTGTAGGTCCATGGTTGTAGTTTTAGGACTATTGCTAATTGATTTTTGATGTCTTGTAGTTCTTGAAAGGTAGTCTTAGCTATGAGTAGCCAATTAGCATGTTGCTGTATATTTTCCAGACTTTTAACCACGTTCAGTAGTCTTAATGCTTTTCTCTTGTTAGTATGTAGCCGCCCGGATGTGGTTATGGTGCTAATAAAGTATCAGTTAACAAAAGATGAAAGCTGAACTTTTCCCAGTGATGACAGTGTTACCttttagaaaaagcaattttaGAAAGTATCTGAAAAAAAGTATGGTTTGGCCTACAGTGTTTGCAGCTTTAATGACACCGCTTCAACAAGGAATGTGTAATTGAGTCTTGGAAGCTGAAGGCATCTTTAATTGCAAAAAGTGAGACTTGTGTTTTTTTTCATGGTACTGTGTGCTTGTGTCAATGAAGTTGGAGTGTAAGCTTACCTGATCTGTGTGCAGATCCGGATAATTGTCTGCTGAGTTGTAGAGCTGTTCTCAGTTGTGAGTGCCTAATGctgcttttttgtgtgtaaaGCGATGTATGTTTTCGTGtgtaaagcaaattaacttgATGTATTGGAAGGA
The Harpia harpyja isolate bHarHar1 chromosome 12, bHarHar1 primary haplotype, whole genome shotgun sequence genome window above contains:
- the CCNL1 gene encoding cyclin-L1 isoform X2 translates to MASSATHPAPPAAAAAAAAAAASVSSSSSATVAAPPAPAAPGILIGDRLYSEVSLTIDHSLIPEERLSPTPSMQDGLDLQCETDLRILGCELIQAAGILLRLPQVAMATGQVLFHRFFYSKSFVKHSFEIVAMACINLASKIEEAPRRIRDVINVFHHLRQLRAKRTPSPLILDQNYINTKNQVIKAERRVLKELGFCVHVKHPHKIIVMYLQVLECERNQTLVQTAWVVHDGKS